GATACGTGTTTTCTTGAAATATCAACTAACAGAATTATTTCTTTAATAAGTCTGCCAATGTTTTTCCAATATCCGCCGGACTAGCCACAACTGTAACACCATTCTCAGCTAATATTTTCATTTTAGCAGCTGCAGTATCATCTGCTCCTCCAATGATTGCGCCTGCGTGGCCCATTCTACGTCCTGCCGGAGCAGTTTGTCCAGCGATAAAACCAACTACCGGTTTCTTATTATTTTGACTTATCCATTTAGCAGCATCAGCTTCCATGCTACCACCAATTTCGCCAATCATAATAATGGCCTCGGTTTCTGGGTCGTTCATTAACAACTCCACAGCTTCTTTAGTCGTAGTGCCAATTATCGGGTCACCGCCGATTCCAATAGCTGTACTGATACCCAAACCAGCTTTTACAACTTGGTCGGCAGCTTCATATGTGAGTGTGCCAGATTTAGAAACAATTCCTACTTTTCCGGCCTTGAAAATAAAGCCAGGCATAATACCTACTTTTGCTTCATCGGCGGTAATAACGCCCGGGCAATTTGGCCCTATAAGGCGAGAGCTTTTTCCTTGTAAATAATTCTTTACTTTCACCATATCTTGAACTGGAATCCCTTCGGTGATACAAACGATCAATGCGATACCCGCTTCAGCAGATTCCATAATGGCGTCAGCAGCAAATGCAGGAGGAACAAATATAATGCTTACATCGGCACCGGATTCTTTTACCGCATCGGCAACAGTATTGAAAACCGGACGGTCAAGATGTTTTGACCCACCTTTTCCAGGTGTAACGCCGCCAACAACATTGGTTCCGTATTCAATCATTTGCGAGGCATGAAAAGTTCCTTCTGTACCAGTAAAACCCTGGACTATAATTTTAGAATCTTTGTTAACTAATACTGACATTACTGTAATTATTATTGATTATGGATGTGCAAACTTACTACAAAGGATTTAGATAGTCAAAAGCCAATTAAATAATTTACAGGCTATTCAATAAACACAATAGTTCACGGATTATCTTTACATTTAATAAGGTATTAATAAGTTAATTTATTTTATCAATAGATGCAATTATTAGACACAAGAAGAAGCAAATTATCCAAACAATATCTCATAAGCATTGGTTTTGTTTTGCTTGTGGCATCAGTTTGTTTTTTTTGCAGAACCTTTATTGGCTACAAAGTAGTAGCGCTTGTAATGTTAATGGTCGTTTCTATTTTAGCCATGTTATTTGACATACTACCCGTTTTAATATCTGCAGTTTTAAGCGCCGTTATTTGGAATTATTTTTTTATCCCTTCCACCTTTACCTTTCATATTGACAGTGCCGAAGATTTACTAATGTTTTTTTTATATTTTATTATTGCATTAGTGAATGCGGTTCTTACATTTAAGATTCGTAATGCAGAAAATAAAGCAAGAGACAAGGAAGAAAAGGGCAATACGATCAAGCTTTATAATACTTTATTGAATTCATTGTCGCATGAATTAAGAACTCCGATTTCAACAATTATGGGCGCTGTGGGGACGCTTCAAGAAAGCAAAAACGAATTATCCGCAAAAAACAGAAACGAGCTATTGAATCAAATAGATACCGCTTCAGTTCGTCTTAATAGAGAAGTAGAAAATTTACTAAACATGAGCCGGC
The Arachidicoccus soli DNA segment above includes these coding regions:
- the sucD gene encoding succinate--CoA ligase subunit alpha; this encodes MSVLVNKDSKIIVQGFTGTEGTFHASQMIEYGTNVVGGVTPGKGGSKHLDRPVFNTVADAVKESGADVSIIFVPPAFAADAIMESAEAGIALIVCITEGIPVQDMVKVKNYLQGKSSRLIGPNCPGVITADEAKVGIMPGFIFKAGKVGIVSKSGTLTYEAADQVVKAGLGISTAIGIGGDPIIGTTTKEAVELLMNDPETEAIIMIGEIGGSMEADAAKWISQNNKKPVVGFIAGQTAPAGRRMGHAGAIIGGADDTAAAKMKILAENGVTVVASPADIGKTLADLLKK
- a CDS encoding sensor histidine kinase translates to MQLLDTRRSKLSKQYLISIGFVLLVASVCFFCRTFIGYKVVALVMLMVVSILAMLFDILPVLISAVLSAVIWNYFFIPSTFTFHIDSAEDLLMFFLYFIIALVNAVLTFKIRNAENKARDKEEKGNTIKLYNTLLNSLSHELRTPISTIMGAVGTLQESKNELSAKNRNELLNQIDTASVRLNREVENLLNMSRLETGTLKPNRDWCDTNELINSVIQKTQKDNYHEIRFVENEQLPLLKFDRGLIEQVLQNLIQNAIQYTPQNSIITINALHQLESCIIIINDNGEGIPEEEMPFIFDKFYRLLHSKKAGSGLGLSIVKGFIDAHNGNVKVENNEFGGARFVIEFPAEASYINNLKNE